A single region of the Bacteroidales bacterium genome encodes:
- a CDS encoding endonuclease/exonuclease/phosphatase family protein: MKEKSASPSIRLATYNAALFRNEEGELQRALADTTDQQARCVAEIIQITRPQILALLEFDYDPHGVALGLFQKNYLGISQHGREPISYPYFYVAPSNTGIPTLLDLDGDTLITGPGDAFGYGRFPGQYAFAILSAFPLDTDGIRTFQHFLWKDMPGANIPVDPSTGKNYYSPDAWEIFRLSSKNHVDVPVILPQGTLHLLVAHPTPPAFDGKEDRNGKRNHDEIRFFADYVTPGQRQEYIYDDRRIFGGLPGHTPFVIMGDMNADPADGDSYNHAIRQLLMHPSLHHLAAMEQFVPSSKGSYENAQKNPRKNPDNLGNPWHDTSVWGLRIDYILPSSGMKVRQSGVFWPETTDSLYYLVKDRVSSDHFLVWIDVSL, encoded by the coding sequence ATGAAAGAGAAATCTGCCTCCCCCTCCATCCGGCTGGCTACCTACAATGCTGCCCTATTCAGGAATGAAGAAGGTGAACTTCAGCGGGCTCTGGCCGATACCACCGATCAGCAGGCGCGCTGCGTAGCCGAGATCATCCAGATCACCCGCCCGCAGATACTGGCCCTGCTGGAGTTTGACTACGATCCGCATGGAGTGGCACTTGGCCTGTTTCAAAAAAATTACCTTGGCATCAGCCAGCACGGCCGTGAACCCATTTCCTATCCCTATTTTTATGTAGCCCCGTCCAACACGGGAATCCCGACCCTGCTGGACCTGGACGGTGATACGCTGATCACCGGTCCCGGGGATGCTTTTGGCTATGGAAGGTTCCCCGGTCAGTATGCTTTTGCCATCCTTTCTGCTTTTCCGCTGGATACTGACGGTATCCGAACCTTCCAGCATTTTCTCTGGAAAGACATGCCCGGAGCTAACATACCCGTTGACCCGTCCACCGGGAAGAATTATTATTCACCGGATGCCTGGGAGATCTTCCGTCTTTCATCCAAAAACCACGTGGATGTGCCGGTGATCCTTCCGCAGGGAACCCTGCATCTGCTGGTGGCCCATCCCACCCCGCCTGCCTTTGACGGGAAGGAGGACCGGAACGGGAAACGCAACCACGATGAGATCCGGTTCTTTGCCGATTATGTCACACCCGGCCAGAGACAGGAATACATCTATGATGACAGGCGCATATTCGGAGGATTGCCCGGGCATACACCTTTTGTGATCATGGGCGACATGAATGCCGACCCTGCCGATGGCGACAGCTATAACCACGCGATCCGGCAATTACTGATGCACCCTTCCCTCCATCATCTGGCAGCCATGGAACAATTTGTTCCTTCCAGTAAGGGTAGCTATGAGAATGCACAGAAAAATCCACGCAAAAACCCGGATAATCTTGGAAACCCCTGGCATGATACCTCCGTATGGGGATTGCGTATCGATTATATCCTGCCCTCCTCCGGGATGAAGGTGCGGCAGAGTGGAGTTTTCTGGCCGGAGACAACGGACTCGCTGTATTACCTGGTGAAGGACCGGGTTTCGTCGGATCATTTTTTGGTGTGGATAGACGTTTCTTTATAA
- a CDS encoding T9SS type A sorting domain-containing protein produces the protein MRKKLPVLLFLLLTGLFSTVSWAQCTPGDATTCPDPEQNGQVCPDNLPEAVAGQLYSQAFTILAPPGYPYNGDTIVLDHITLVEVTGLPEGFTWLSNVETNEFTVGTYYCVLLEGTPAVAGDHPLRITVDVYAKLFPAFPPIRVATVTDSTSLLISVKWDPNSIDETATKAMILLPPEPNPFSGSTRIGVGINDPGVVKLEVYDLVGQIRYSENLTAIHGANYFDFDGRRLDRGIYILKVSNGVTSIASRLIKTD, from the coding sequence ATGAGGAAAAAGTTACCCGTTCTTTTATTCTTACTCTTAACAGGTTTATTTTCAACGGTTTCATGGGCGCAGTGTACTCCCGGTGATGCCACCACCTGCCCCGACCCTGAACAAAACGGACAGGTCTGTCCCGACAACCTGCCGGAAGCCGTTGCAGGACAGCTTTACAGCCAGGCTTTCACCATTCTTGCCCCTCCGGGTTATCCTTACAACGGTGATACGATCGTTCTGGATCACATTACCCTGGTGGAAGTAACAGGACTGCCGGAGGGTTTTACCTGGCTATCCAATGTGGAAACCAATGAATTCACGGTGGGAACCTATTATTGTGTCCTGCTCGAGGGAACCCCTGCGGTTGCTGGCGATCATCCCCTTCGCATCACGGTGGATGTTTATGCAAAGCTATTTCCGGCGTTTCCACCTATACGGGTGGCAACGGTCACCGATTCTACTTCCCTTCTGATCAGCGTGAAGTGGGACCCGAATTCCATTGATGAAACTGCCACAAAGGCCATGATCCTTCTTCCTCCTGAGCCCAATCCCTTTTCCGGCAGTACAAGGATCGGCGTCGGGATAAATGATCCGGGCGTGGTGAAACTGGAGGTCTATGACCTGGTAGGCCAGATCCGCTATTCGGAAAACCTGACCGCCATTCACGGGGCTAACTATTTCGATTTTGATGGCCGCCGGCTGGACCGTGGAATCTATATCCTGAAGGTATCCAATGGCGTTACTTCAATTGCATCGCGACTGATCAAAACAGATTAG
- a CDS encoding TonB-dependent receptor: MIRHLSHLFLLPVFLVINGPGFSQQAFIKGRITDAATGESLVGVNVVADSTMGVSTGIDGEYRLALESGFHQLTFSYIGYLSVTREVRLLKDETLTLDIQLEPRIIELGTAVVSAGKFKQRLSDVTVSMQVIKPDYIQQTNTVNMESVISQMPGVDVLDGQANIRGGSGYSYGAGSRVMVLLDDLPMLTADVNEVKWSFLPVENIGNVEILKGASSSLYGSSALNGVINLHTAQPGEAPSTRLSVFSGLYCRPSNKDMAWWWDSNPMFSGASFVHLQRFGNVDFVAGANAYGDQGYRQEDYEERFRINFGIRHRPVQVEGFSYGVNVNMQESHSSDFLIWMDADSGAFLQMPEAVSPTRGFRVNVDPYASYFDTKGNKHSLRTRFYRTYNRFDGEDQDKNNGSDLYYGEYQFHREFIRKWYWTIGTAGSYAKTDAELYGDHHSSNFALFSQLDKKFLERLSASLGIRWEHYTLDRTDDESQPVIRAGLNYQAGAFTYVRASFGQGFRYPSIAEKYTATSLGSLNIFPNPDLQPETGWSTELGIRQGLQAGSWLGYLDAAAFWMEYRDMMEFTFGVYVPDSATIPTLDDLGFKSLNIGQARIAGFDVMISGSGKFLKQPVRFFAGYTYMDPVDKSADTLENNILKYRFRHEVKGDVQWDYKAFSAGFSMIYTSHMERIDEAFEEKILGREIFKGLKQYRQEHDKGSVIFDARFAYQINTHIRAALHLKNLFNRESMGRPGDIQPPRNITLEVAVSL, translated from the coding sequence ATGATCCGACATCTGTCACACCTCTTCCTGCTGCCGGTTTTTCTGGTGATCAACGGGCCGGGCTTCAGCCAGCAGGCCTTCATTAAAGGAAGGATAACCGATGCTGCCACAGGTGAATCCCTGGTCGGGGTGAATGTTGTTGCTGACAGTACCATGGGCGTATCCACCGGCATTGATGGTGAGTACCGTTTAGCCCTTGAAAGCGGGTTCCATCAATTGACCTTCAGTTATATCGGGTATCTTTCCGTGACCAGGGAAGTCCGCCTCCTAAAGGATGAAACTCTCACACTGGACATTCAGCTGGAGCCCCGTATCATTGAGCTGGGTACGGCAGTGGTTTCTGCCGGGAAATTCAAGCAGAGGCTTTCCGATGTCACAGTGTCCATGCAGGTCATCAAGCCGGATTACATTCAGCAGACCAATACGGTCAATATGGAGTCGGTCATCAGCCAGATGCCTGGTGTGGATGTCCTCGACGGACAGGCCAACATCCGGGGAGGAAGCGGTTACAGCTACGGTGCAGGCAGCAGGGTGATGGTGCTGCTGGATGACCTGCCCATGCTCACGGCGGATGTGAATGAGGTGAAATGGAGTTTTTTGCCTGTGGAGAACATTGGCAATGTTGAGATCTTAAAGGGAGCTTCTTCCTCGCTTTACGGATCCTCGGCCCTCAACGGGGTCATCAACCTTCATACGGCCCAGCCCGGAGAAGCACCATCCACAAGGCTTTCGGTTTTCAGCGGGCTCTATTGCAGGCCGTCGAACAAGGATATGGCGTGGTGGTGGGATTCCAATCCCATGTTTTCCGGTGCCAGTTTTGTCCATCTGCAGAGATTTGGTAATGTTGATTTCGTGGCGGGCGCCAATGCCTATGGTGACCAGGGGTACCGGCAGGAGGATTACGAAGAAAGGTTCCGGATCAATTTTGGGATCCGTCACCGCCCTGTACAGGTTGAGGGATTTTCATACGGGGTGAATGTCAATATGCAGGAATCACACTCCTCTGATTTCCTGATCTGGATGGATGCCGACTCGGGGGCATTCCTCCAGATGCCCGAGGCTGTTTCGCCTACCAGGGGATTCCGCGTCAATGTGGATCCCTATGCCAGCTACTTCGACACCAAAGGCAACAAGCACAGCCTGAGGACGAGGTTTTACAGGACCTACAACCGGTTCGACGGGGAGGATCAGGATAAGAACAATGGTTCTGATCTGTATTACGGGGAGTATCAGTTTCACCGGGAATTTATCAGGAAATGGTACTGGACCATTGGAACAGCAGGTTCGTATGCCAAAACTGACGCCGAATTATACGGAGATCACCACAGCTCAAATTTTGCGCTATTTTCGCAGTTGGATAAGAAATTCCTGGAACGGTTATCGGCCTCACTGGGAATACGGTGGGAACATTACACCCTTGACCGGACAGATGATGAATCCCAGCCGGTCATCCGCGCAGGCCTGAATTACCAGGCAGGAGCCTTTACCTATGTCCGGGCCTCATTCGGGCAGGGTTTCCGTTACCCGTCCATTGCTGAAAAATACACAGCCACCAGCCTGGGCTCGCTGAATATTTTCCCGAACCCTGACCTTCAGCCTGAAACCGGCTGGAGCACAGAGCTGGGCATCAGGCAGGGGCTTCAGGCTGGCAGCTGGCTGGGTTATCTGGATGCGGCCGCCTTCTGGATGGAGTACAGGGATATGATGGAGTTCACCTTTGGGGTTTATGTGCCGGATAGTGCGACCATTCCCACACTGGATGACCTTGGGTTCAAATCACTGAACATCGGGCAGGCACGCATTGCAGGGTTCGACGTGATGATCAGCGGATCAGGGAAGTTCTTGAAACAGCCCGTCCGTTTTTTTGCCGGTTATACGTACATGGATCCGGTTGACAAATCAGCCGATACCCTTGAAAACAATATCCTTAAGTACCGGTTTCGCCACGAAGTGAAAGGGGATGTGCAATGGGACTACAAGGCATTCTCTGCCGGTTTCAGCATGATTTACACCAGTCACATGGAACGGATTGATGAGGCTTTTGAGGAAAAAATCCTGGGCCGTGAAATTTTTAAGGGTTTGAAACAATACAGGCAGGAACATGACAAAGGATCTGTCATCTTCGATGCACGCTTTGCCTATCAGATCAATACCCATATTCGTGCGGCACTGCATCTCAAGAACCTGTTCAACCGGGAATCTATGGGCCGTCCCGGAGACATACAGCCCCCAAGAAACATAACACTGGAAGTTGCGGTCAGCCTGTAA
- a CDS encoding M20/M25/M40 family metallo-hydrolase has protein sequence MKKSIPFLICLFFTLQLLAGDLVKIRIKDAAEMKQHLKDANLTVHYVSDHFIIATANLTPACSYETLSPGAWSDPSEYFLAWFKQEDAENYLAGISPFADVLHKDTDHLILKVQPQNVKYLFPAIHNGLVRINNRPVRLPQSRFTFQQSRLESDPLINDLLSQVNQDSLLATIQHLQDYGTRNAFSSQAVQAQNWIRSKFESYDLQTELMDFYMPGGSASDNVIATLTGTAYPAEYVMLGGHYDSRVWSGQAPGADDNASGTAAVLEIARLLSQYDFKRTIIFCAWSGEEYGLYGSEAYAAMAEEEEMNILGYFNQDMNGYLEPGDEMHTDVMAPESAQELKTFYFNVCELYLPDFHVYNGSLLGGDSDHSSFNDHGIMGIFPFEDSQDYSPYIHSSSDLIGPSVNNMEQSVVFTQSILASVMTMADMQKVPNDLIAIPSDQAVSLTWTEVVEASSYNIYKNDSQTPFVNITGTTFTDTAVENGTAYTYFITAIYSETGEESEPSNTVTVIPMPPITAPFLDDFETSAPYWTLGGTWGLKEGEFHSATHSLTDSPAGLYSNNINTSVILQSINMTGVTGGTIGFWAKHSLEANRDFVFLEVTTNGTDWTELAQFTGEQPAWQYQEFSVDPFLDNPGVTFRFRIQTDITIPRDGIYIDDLQIDIWGVGMNEVTENLPDLHIFPNPSSQVVTIGFTMEKASQVRIDVMNLEGKNVKTLVNAKLQAGYQAFAWDGLDQLSCGVEPGVYSIRLSFENKVVTKKIVRLSGR, from the coding sequence ATGAAAAAATCCATTCCTTTTCTTATATGCCTTTTCTTTACGCTTCAACTCCTTGCGGGTGATCTTGTCAAAATCCGGATCAAGGATGCGGCGGAAATGAAACAACATCTGAAGGATGCCAACCTGACGGTCCATTATGTCTCGGATCACTTCATTATCGCCACGGCAAACCTGACACCTGCCTGTAGTTATGAGACCCTTTCTCCGGGTGCCTGGTCAGATCCGTCTGAATACTTTCTGGCATGGTTCAAGCAGGAGGACGCAGAAAATTATTTGGCTGGAATATCGCCCTTTGCTGATGTCTTGCATAAAGACACCGATCACCTTATCTTAAAGGTTCAGCCTCAAAATGTAAAATATTTATTCCCTGCAATCCATAACGGCCTGGTCAGAATTAACAACCGCCCCGTCAGACTTCCTCAGTCCAGGTTCACTTTTCAACAATCAAGACTGGAATCAGATCCTCTCATAAACGATTTGCTCAGCCAGGTGAACCAGGATTCACTTCTCGCCACGATTCAGCACTTACAGGATTACGGGACCAGGAATGCGTTTTCATCCCAGGCTGTTCAGGCCCAGAACTGGATCAGATCAAAATTTGAAAGTTACGACCTTCAGACCGAACTGATGGATTTTTACATGCCGGGAGGATCCGCAAGCGATAATGTCATTGCCACATTGACCGGGACGGCTTATCCCGCCGAATATGTCATGCTGGGTGGACATTACGACTCTCGTGTGTGGTCAGGTCAGGCACCCGGTGCCGATGACAATGCCTCCGGAACGGCAGCTGTACTCGAAATCGCACGCCTGCTAAGCCAGTACGATTTTAAACGCACCATCATCTTCTGTGCATGGTCAGGTGAAGAATACGGATTGTATGGCAGCGAGGCCTATGCCGCCATGGCTGAAGAGGAGGAAATGAATATCCTGGGATACTTTAACCAAGATATGAACGGATACCTGGAGCCCGGTGACGAGATGCATACTGATGTCATGGCCCCTGAATCGGCACAGGAACTGAAAACGTTTTACTTCAATGTCTGTGAATTATACCTGCCCGATTTTCACGTTTACAATGGCTCGCTGTTAGGTGGCGACAGTGACCATTCATCGTTCAACGACCACGGAATCATGGGAATCTTCCCGTTTGAGGACAGCCAGGATTACAGCCCTTACATCCATTCATCCAGCGACCTGATCGGACCCAGCGTAAACAATATGGAGCAGTCGGTAGTGTTTACGCAATCGATCCTGGCATCGGTGATGACAATGGCCGATATGCAGAAAGTCCCGAATGACCTGATTGCCATACCCTCCGACCAAGCGGTATCACTTACCTGGACAGAAGTCGTGGAGGCTTCCTCCTATAATATCTATAAAAACGATTCCCAAACACCTTTTGTCAATATCACCGGCACGACCTTTACGGATACGGCTGTCGAAAACGGCACAGCCTATACCTATTTCATCACGGCTATCTACTCAGAGACCGGAGAAGAATCCGAGCCGTCAAACACCGTGACCGTGATTCCGATGCCTCCCATCACCGCCCCTTTCCTGGATGATTTTGAAACCAGTGCACCTTACTGGACCCTGGGAGGTACCTGGGGCCTGAAAGAGGGTGAATTCCACTCAGCCACCCATTCGCTGACCGACAGCCCGGCAGGATTATATTCAAACAACATCAATACATCAGTGATCCTTCAGAGCATAAACATGACTGGCGTCACAGGTGGCACGATCGGTTTCTGGGCAAAACATTCCCTGGAGGCAAACCGTGACTTTGTTTTCCTTGAAGTGACCACCAACGGTACCGATTGGACTGAACTCGCTCAGTTCACAGGTGAACAGCCTGCCTGGCAATACCAGGAATTTTCAGTTGATCCATTCCTGGACAACCCTGGCGTTACCTTCCGCTTCCGTATTCAAACTGACATCACCATTCCAAGGGATGGCATCTACATTGACGATCTTCAGATCGATATCTGGGGAGTCGGAATGAATGAGGTAACAGAGAATCTCCCGGATCTTCACATTTTTCCGAATCCTTCCAGTCAGGTAGTCACCATTGGATTTACCATGGAGAAAGCTTCACAGGTCCGGATCGATGTCATGAACCTGGAGGGAAAAAACGTGAAGACGCTTGTGAACGCCAAACTTCAGGCTGGTTATCAAGCCTTTGCCTGGGATGGGTTGGATCAGTTGTCTTGCGGGGTTGAACCAGGAGTATATTCCATCCGTTTATCTTTTGAGAATAAGGTAGTGACAAAAAAGATCGTGAGATTGTCAGGGCGATGA
- a CDS encoding pirin-like C-terminal cupin domain-containing protein, producing the protein MNLLFVPGKTIREPVAWGGPIVMNTREEVQQAFREYEEGTFLR; encoded by the coding sequence ATGAATCTGCTTTTCGTCCCGGGCAAGACTATCCGCGAACCGGTCGCCTGGGGTGGACCCATCGTGATGAACACCCGCGAAGAGGTACAGCAGGCATTCAGGGAATACGAAGAGGGGACGTTCTTAAGGTAA
- a CDS encoding BMP family protein has product MKHFFQLIIQLLTAILLLSGCNQAPKNDRQETSDRNDTILKVFAIFPLSVEEPWTGVVHRALLDAQKRSGIRYDFAQNVGYDDFESILRRHCAGGYDLIVGDAFGSEQVVREVADDFPDTPFFFGSGMGPNGKNLSIFDNLIHEPAWLAGMAAGSITQKNRIGIVAAKSIPEVNRLNNAFISGAREMNRQVKFEITYTDEFYYPPGADSAAEQLIQQGADVIFAERKGAEIACSRHDIPVIGNMDDPQGQFRLVFVTNLRWNLTPAVGHLLGKIRRGTYTSEDYRPWSTMARGGASIDRVNGSFKGLSAEILLKIDERRNQIISGTFTVPIVESVPEL; this is encoded by the coding sequence ATGAAACACTTCTTTCAGCTCATCATTCAGCTGCTCACAGCAATCCTCTTACTGTCTGGCTGCAACCAGGCGCCAAAAAACGACCGGCAGGAAACCAGTGATAGAAACGACACAATCCTGAAGGTGTTCGCCATTTTCCCCTTGTCGGTTGAAGAACCATGGACCGGCGTTGTTCACCGTGCCCTTCTGGATGCGCAGAAAAGATCAGGTATCCGCTATGATTTTGCACAAAATGTGGGTTACGACGACTTTGAATCCATTCTCCGAAGGCATTGTGCTGGAGGTTATGACCTGATCGTGGGTGATGCCTTCGGATCGGAACAGGTGGTCAGGGAAGTGGCGGATGATTTTCCGGATACCCCGTTCTTTTTTGGGTCAGGCATGGGGCCTAACGGTAAAAACCTGTCCATCTTCGACAACCTCATCCACGAGCCTGCCTGGCTTGCCGGGATGGCAGCCGGCAGCATCACTCAAAAAAACAGGATCGGGATCGTAGCGGCAAAATCTATTCCGGAGGTCAACCGGCTGAACAATGCATTCATTTCCGGAGCAAGGGAAATGAACCGGCAAGTGAAATTTGAGATCACCTACACGGATGAGTTCTATTACCCTCCCGGGGCGGATTCGGCGGCGGAACAACTCATTCAGCAGGGCGCCGACGTAATCTTTGCCGAACGGAAAGGGGCAGAGATAGCCTGCTCGCGACATGACATCCCCGTCATTGGCAATATGGATGATCCACAGGGACAGTTCCGGCTCGTCTTCGTCACCAACCTGAGATGGAACCTGACACCCGCTGTCGGCCACCTCCTGGGCAAGATACGGAGGGGTACGTATACCTCAGAAGACTACAGACCCTGGTCAACCATGGCCCGGGGAGGGGCCTCGATCGACAGGGTCAACGGCTCATTCAAAGGTCTCTCCGCTGAGATTCTGCTGAAAATCGACGAACGACGTAATCAGATCATCAGCGGAACGTTTACCGTACCTATCGTTGAATCGGTTCCCGAATTATGA
- a CDS encoding nuclear transport factor 2 family protein, with translation MKTLLKLLLLAMMAIITTSVFAQEWTKEQKEVWQVVENSWMKWKAGDPEGMVAALHPKFQGWDSESPLPMNKDAVVQWFRSMKEKSTQDGYWINPARIAVTENAAVVHYYYQYSVTYTTGDQKKQHKGQGKYTEFYVKEGGKWLCLGDVSVEDEEDDE, from the coding sequence ATGAAAACGCTGCTTAAGCTGTTACTGTTGGCCATGATGGCCATCATTACGACGTCGGTCTTCGCCCAGGAATGGACGAAGGAACAAAAGGAAGTCTGGCAGGTGGTGGAGAACAGTTGGATGAAATGGAAAGCCGGTGATCCTGAAGGTATGGTTGCAGCACTGCATCCAAAGTTCCAGGGGTGGGATTCCGAATCTCCCTTGCCCATGAACAAGGATGCCGTAGTGCAATGGTTCAGGTCGATGAAAGAAAAATCAACACAAGACGGATACTGGATCAATCCTGCGCGGATCGCCGTCACGGAAAACGCAGCCGTTGTCCATTATTATTATCAGTATTCTGTGACTTACACGACGGGGGATCAGAAGAAGCAGCATAAGGGGCAGGGAAAGTATACAGAATTTTATGTGAAGGAAGGAGGCAAGTGGCTTTGCCTGGGAGATGTGTCGGTGGAGGATGAGGAGGATGATGAATAG
- a CDS encoding alpha/beta hydrolase-fold protein, whose amino-acid sequence MKNIILLIIVILFCSAGLAGQDRFPIRQLTSDPAQEGFATWSPDGTKMAFTSTRSGSFDIWVTDIDRNKLRSDLEPAQINGESITLGTYRTIHSNILNEDRLLWVHLPKEYEDTGLAYPFLILLYVDLYNYFTDAVSITEKLGETGEIPPVIIVGVANTNRYRDLLPYPTRWAPEGGKAGDFLRFLEEELIPFTDSNYRTKEFRILAAPQASAVFSLYSLINRPHLFDATIAQNPFMNPENAEKLYPLAEEFFRTAGTLKHLLYVACEKDDRPEELEYMERFTQLPGVKTTEGFRFVLDIQEPSGYFIPPLPFRTALRDLFPGYNLPDEFQADSLQDILDYYHERSAAYGFAVDPPEHMLTFEGDELIQRGKTQEAMDVFTYQLSLYPKSLNALFRLGETCRGLGDYKTARDYYRKFLDIRSTDAARIQQRITEMDSLIKDQ is encoded by the coding sequence ATGAAAAACATCATCCTCCTCATCATCGTCATTCTCTTCTGTTCTGCAGGTTTAGCCGGACAGGACCGGTTCCCCATCCGCCAGTTGACCTCCGATCCTGCTCAGGAGGGTTTTGCCACCTGGTCGCCCGACGGAACGAAAATGGCCTTCACCAGTACCCGGTCGGGCAGCTTTGACATCTGGGTGACGGACATCGACCGGAACAAACTCCGAAGCGATCTGGAACCAGCCCAAATAAATGGCGAGTCAATTACCCTGGGAACCTACAGGACCATCCATTCTAATATCCTCAACGAAGATCGCCTGTTATGGGTCCATCTTCCCAAAGAGTATGAAGATACCGGGCTGGCCTACCCGTTTTTGATTCTTCTGTATGTGGATCTTTATAACTACTTTACAGATGCTGTCAGTATTACTGAGAAACTGGGAGAAACTGGTGAGATCCCTCCTGTCATCATCGTTGGGGTAGCCAATACGAACAGGTATCGTGATCTTCTTCCGTATCCAACCCGGTGGGCTCCTGAGGGAGGCAAAGCCGGTGATTTCCTGCGGTTTCTTGAGGAGGAGTTGATTCCCTTTACAGATAGTAATTACAGGACCAAAGAATTCAGGATCCTGGCCGCACCCCAGGCATCAGCGGTCTTCAGTCTGTATTCGCTGATAAACAGACCACACCTTTTCGATGCCACAATAGCGCAGAATCCGTTCATGAACCCGGAGAACGCAGAAAAACTATATCCCCTGGCAGAGGAATTTTTCAGAACCGCAGGCACATTAAAGCATCTTCTCTATGTGGCATGTGAAAAGGATGATCGGCCTGAGGAACTGGAATATATGGAACGATTTACACAACTGCCCGGGGTGAAAACAACGGAAGGTTTTCGATTTGTTCTGGATATCCAGGAGCCCTCCGGTTATTTCATCCCTCCTTTACCCTTCAGGACTGCCCTGAGAGACCTTTTCCCGGGGTATAACCTGCCTGATGAATTCCAGGCGGACTCGCTTCAGGATATTCTTGATTACTACCACGAGCGCTCGGCAGCCTATGGCTTTGCGGTTGATCCCCCTGAACACATGCTTACATTTGAAGGGGATGAATTAATTCAGAGGGGCAAAACGCAGGAAGCTATGGATGTTTTTACGTATCAGCTAAGCCTGTATCCAAAATCACTGAATGCCCTTTTTCGGCTTGGCGAAACCTGCCGGGGACTGGGAGATTATAAGACGGCCCGGGATTACTACAGGAAATTCCTTGATATACGTTCGACAGATGCTGCACGAATCCAGCAACGCATTACGGAAATGGATTCACTGATCAAGGATCAATAA
- a CDS encoding DUF2007 domain-containing protein: MNSDPVIEIFSGTSWEAEVVKSLLSDARIPSFLKNDVLGNYLLDPIMAGGVKVMILESDREAAEEVVQWYYDRMQNGSDE; this comes from the coding sequence ATGAACAGCGATCCGGTTATTGAGATCTTTTCCGGCACCTCCTGGGAGGCTGAGGTGGTGAAGAGTCTTTTGTCGGATGCAAGGATCCCGTCGTTTTTAAAAAATGATGTACTGGGTAATTATCTGCTTGATCCCATCATGGCCGGCGGGGTCAAGGTGATGATCCTGGAGTCGGACCGTGAAGCGGCGGAAGAGGTTGTCCAGTGGTATTATGATAGAATGCAGAATGGAAGTGATGAATGA